From a region of the Corallococcus coralloides DSM 2259 genome:
- a CDS encoding DUF6891 domain-containing protein codes for MEETSLYEQARAIADEVLEGVPHVGVNVDPWGRVHVSIDLVNPDTGECLERVVVNSRGGVMRPEFVAKEGLTAKVESLARRLKTLDRGESYPLEEWDTQLAAIGRSVMAGSGEDAVFRLDDEGHWQAGIESFIGKDDWRFMFRVLATTRGDVPMPLLAERLGLLSRAKELARHLGELGVRLPLPPMDEEQSVLIPDALANLRSGFGQGVDSLDRVPDYTGGGAWDDLYDDRVRREVMKQFAREVHARVKEEKQWPEVIEADRLEAAFDDLKRDGIVTRMGATDTLSGGWTYVREDAHAWEARGLKPWGAAFFHGQDIDSALKGGALHIAFGSLDEEDVPEKDATVGQAVVNTLRKYDFAPKWNGSETTRIELLPAFTWRRRRSRVDTTENLVLYALDASLVELFPRVRTLRMQFGDMTVYDLDRMRSDTLEELTFQFDRDAQARDVLPDLVERVKGRFPRLQTVTVMGERGFEETVSVKA; via the coding sequence ATGGAAGAGACATCGCTGTACGAGCAGGCGCGTGCCATCGCGGACGAAGTGCTGGAGGGCGTCCCGCACGTGGGCGTCAATGTGGATCCGTGGGGACGCGTGCACGTGTCCATCGACCTCGTCAACCCGGACACGGGTGAATGCCTTGAACGCGTCGTCGTGAACTCGCGCGGTGGCGTGATGCGACCCGAGTTCGTGGCGAAGGAAGGGCTCACCGCGAAGGTGGAATCGCTGGCGCGGCGCCTGAAGACCCTGGACCGCGGTGAGTCCTATCCCCTGGAGGAATGGGACACGCAGCTCGCCGCCATTGGCCGGAGCGTGATGGCGGGGTCGGGCGAGGACGCCGTGTTCCGGTTGGACGACGAGGGCCACTGGCAGGCCGGAATCGAGTCGTTCATTGGCAAGGACGACTGGCGCTTCATGTTCCGGGTGCTGGCGACGACGCGCGGGGACGTGCCCATGCCGTTGCTCGCGGAGAGGCTCGGGCTCCTGTCGCGCGCGAAGGAGTTGGCCCGGCATTTGGGCGAGCTGGGCGTGCGGCTTCCGCTTCCGCCGATGGACGAAGAGCAGTCCGTGCTGATTCCGGATGCGCTGGCGAACCTGCGGTCCGGCTTCGGGCAGGGCGTCGACTCCCTGGACCGCGTGCCGGACTACACAGGCGGCGGAGCTTGGGACGACCTGTATGACGACCGCGTCCGCCGTGAGGTGATGAAGCAATTCGCACGAGAGGTCCATGCGCGCGTGAAGGAAGAGAAGCAGTGGCCGGAGGTCATCGAAGCGGACCGGCTGGAGGCCGCTTTCGACGACCTGAAGCGCGACGGCATCGTGACGAGGATGGGCGCCACCGACACCCTGAGCGGAGGGTGGACCTACGTCCGGGAGGACGCGCACGCGTGGGAGGCGCGCGGCTTGAAGCCGTGGGGCGCGGCCTTCTTCCATGGGCAGGACATCGACTCCGCGTTGAAGGGAGGCGCGCTCCACATCGCGTTCGGCTCGCTGGACGAAGAGGACGTCCCGGAGAAGGACGCCACGGTGGGACAGGCCGTCGTCAACACCCTCCGGAAGTATGACTTCGCCCCCAAATGGAACGGCAGCGAGACGACCCGCATCGAGCTCCTCCCGGCCTTCACCTGGCGGCGCCGGCGCTCGCGCGTCGACACCACCGAGAACCTCGTCCTGTACGCCCTCGATGCCAGCCTCGTGGAGCTGTTTCCCCGCGTGCGCACCTTGCGAATGCAGTTTGGGGACATGACTGTGTATGACCTGGACCGGATGCGCTCGGACACCCTGGAGGAACTCACCTTCCAGTTCGACCGGGATGCCCAGGCGCGGGATGTGCTGCCGGATCTGGTGGAGCGGGTGAAGGGGCGCTTCCCCCGGCTCCAGACCGTCACCGTCATGGGGGAGCGTGGCTTCGAGGAGACCGTCAGCGTGAAGGCGTGA